In the Candidatus Komeilibacteria bacterium CG_4_10_14_0_2_um_filter_37_10 genome, CCATCAGGATCAGGCAAATCAACCCTGATGCATATTTTGGGATTTTTGGATCGCCCTACGGGTGGCCAGTACTTATTTGCTGGTAAGGACGCTGTGGTTTTGAGCGATTTGGAATTAGCGGAATTACGAAATAGCCAAGTTGGTTTTGTTTTTCAACAATTCAATCTATTACCCAAAACGACCGTTTACGAAAATGTCCGGTTGCCATTGCTGTATGGTAAAAAGAAAAATCACGATGAATTAACCATGGCAGCCATTAAAGCCGTTGGTTTAGAACACCGAGCGCAATTTCTCTCTAACCAATTATCCGGTGGTGAGAAGCAAAGGGTAGCCATCGCTCGGGCCATCGTCAATCAACCACAAGTTATTTTTGCTGATGAGCCTACTGGTAATTTAGATTCCAAGAACGGGGCTCAAATTATGAATATTTTTGAAGATTTAAATAAAGCGGGAAAAACTATAATTTTGGTAACTCATGAGCAAGACACGGCCAATCACGCGCAAAGGATAATAACTCTTCGCGATGGTCAGATCATTTCTGATAGTAAAGTACAAAATCGCGTTGATGGTAAATCCGATTTTTTAAGAAAATAATATGGGTTTGTTTTTATTTCGTTTAGCCTGGGATAATCTACGACGCAATAAATGGCGTTCGTTTTTGACTATGCTCGGTGTGATTATTGGTGTGGCTGGTGTCATTATGATTATTGCCGTTGGTGCTGGCGCGCAGAGCATGATTCTGGGCGAGATCACCAAAGTTGGTTCTAGTTTAATCGGAATTTTACCCGGTGCTTCTGATGATAATGGTCCACCAGCACAAGTAATGGGTATCAATGTTACTACCTTCGTTAATGATGATTTACAAAAATTGATTAACGACCCTTATATGTTGTCTTATACTTGCGCCAGTGGTTATGTCCGTGGGATGGCCACGGCGCAAGTATTTGAAGAAAAAAAAGATGTATTTTTTTTAGGAGTAGAAAATTGTTTACCAGAATTAGAAAATTTTTCAGTACAGTCTGGTCGTTTTTTTAATGAAGTAGAAAATAAAGAAGGATCAGCTGTGGTGGTTTTGGGTTCTGAGGTAGCTGAGGAAATATTTCCCAATCAAGATCCACTTAATCAGATTATTAAAATTAAGAAAAGACCGTTTAAAATTATTGGTGTTGTAGAAAAAAGAGGAACGTCGTTTTTTACCAATCAAGACAATCAAGTTTATTTGCCCCTGCTTACGGCCCAGCGTAGTTTGTTAGGTATTAATTATCTTAATTTTGCGCGTATTAAACTATTGAACGAAGCTGATATTGAACACGGGGTTGAATTTATTAAACAGAAAATGCGAGAATTGCATAATATTGACGGACCGGAACAAGATGATTTTTCTGTCCGCAATCAAGCGCAAGCGCTAGCGATATTACAAACAGTTACTGATGGTATTCGTTTATTTTTAGCGGCGATGGCTGCCATATCTTTGATTGTTGGCGGCATTGGCATTATGAATATCATGCTAGCATCGGTTACCGAAAGAACGCGGGAGATTGGTTTACGTAAGGCTGTTGGTGCTACTAAGCAAGTAGTTATTTGGCAGTTTTTAATGGAAGCCATTTTAGTAACTTTAGTCGGTGCTATTGCTGGTCTGGTATTGGGATTGATGATGGCTTGGATTATTGCTCTAGTTGTCCAAAATTTGGGTTATGCCTGGCAATTTATTGTTAATTGGCAATATCTATTGGTCAGCGCCGGGATTGCTATTTTTATCGGTTTGTTTTTTGGTATCTACCCAGCTGCGCAAGCGGCCAAACTTGATCCCGTTGAATCATTAAGGTATGAATAATGAATATTCTATTTATTGCTAAAATTTCTTATCAAGCACTGAGTAAACATAAGTCGCGAACAGCTTTGACTGTTTTGGGTGTGGTGATTGGTATTGCTTCAGTGGTGATGGTTTTTGCCACTGGCGCTTCGGTCCGTTCTTTTATCACCGATCAAATTGATGTATTTGGTAATGACATTGTGCAAATAGAAGTAAAGGTTCCTAACACCAATAAAACATCTTCCGAAAATGCCATGTCCATGGCTCAAGGCGTCACCATCACCACTTTAAAAATTGATGATGCTTTAGCGTTAAGTAAATTATCGACGATAAAAAATTTAACCTACGGTCTCACTGGTCAAGAAGTATTTCAGTGGCAAAGTAAAGTAAAGTCCGCTCTGATTTTTGGGGTAAATGATAATTTTGCCGAGGTTTATAAAATAGAAATTAGCGAGGGATCGTTTTATTCTGATCAACAAGGAGAAGGCATTTCGCGCGTGGTGGTACTAGGATCAAAACTTAAGGATAAATTATTTGGCACACAAAACGCCGTCGGTGAAACAATCCGAATTCGTAATCAAAGCTATCGGGTGATTGGCGTAACTAAAGAAAAGGGTTATTCATTGATGGATTTAGATTCTATGGCCTATATACCAATCAAAGCCCTACAAAAGCAAATGCTGGGAGTTGATCATATTAATTTTATTACGGCGCAAGTAAGTGATGTCAGTAAAATAGATCAGGCCGTCGCGGATATTACAGCGATTTTGAAAGTTCGTCATGATTTTATTGAAGATAATCCTGATCGTTTTGATTTTGCCGTTTCTACCACCCAGGAAGCTATGACTATGATTAGCTCAGTCTTGCAGGGACTTACTATTTTATTACTGCTAATTGCGAGTATCTCCTTACTAGTCGGCGGTATCGGTATTATGAATATTATGTATGTTTCGGTGATGGAAAGAACTTATGAAATTGGTTTACGCAAAGCAGTAGGAGCCACACCGACGCAAATCAAACAACAATTTTTGATTGAAGCGGCCTTGATCACCTTTGGTGGTGCCATCATTGGTATTGTTCTTGGTTCCTTAATGGCTTTACTTATTTCCGTAGTGGCTACTGCGCTAGGGTATAGTTGGCCATTTTCCGTACCACTTTATGGTATAATTACCGCAGTTACTGTTTCGGTAAGTATTGGTGTGCTTTTTGGTTGGTATCCAGCGCAGAAAGCAGCCAAACTGGATCCGATTACTGCCTTACATAAAACATAATTTATGTTCCCAATCAACAAAAAAATAGTATATTTTATTTTAATTGGTGTTCTCCTAGTCGTTTGTTTTATCACGCTACGTCTTTTTACACCGGAAGATACTTGGCTTTGCCAAAATGGTAAATGGATACGTCACGGTAATCCAGCAACTGATCAACCAATTAACCCTTGTCGATAATTTTATGCAATTAGAAATTGAAGTTAAATTAAGAGTGAAAAATAAAGTTAGCTTAGTAAAAAAGATATTAGCCTTAGGTGCCAAACCCGCCGGCCAAAAACACATTATTGACACCTACTACTCGCCAGCCAAAGGTCCTAGCTTTGTGACTAATAGTTCACCGAAATTACGGATTAGATATGATAAGTTGCACAACCATACTTCCTTGGATTTTCATTTACCCCGGGGACTGTGGGGCGGACAAGAAATGGAAGTAGATGTAGCTGATGTTAAAATGATGAAATTGATTTTTCAAAAATTGGGTTTCAAAATTGAGTCCATCGTTGACAATCAGCGAACGAAATATCAGTGGCGACAATTTAATTTTGATTTGGATCAAGTTAAGGGTGTTGGTACTTTTTTGGAGATTGAGTGGATGAATCCGAAATCGGCACAAAAAGCAGTAGTAGAAATCAAAAAATTAATGAAGCAAATTGGTTTTACGGAAAAGGATTTGGAGAAAAAAAGATATTGGCAGATGTGTTTATTAAAATAATATTTAGTACTAACCGGATGTCTGATTTGAGTAATTAGGCATCTTTTTTTATAATAAGCAGTATGGAACAAAATTCAAGTCAAAAACCCTTAGCTGATCGACTGCGACCCAATAATTGGGATCACTTTTTTGGCCAAGAAAAAGTACTTAAAAAATCATCTTTTTGGCACCAGAGTTTATCAGCTGGCCATTTCCCATCTTTGATTATTTGGGGTCCACCAGGCACTGGTAAGACCAGTTTGGCTTATATTATTGCCCAGCAAACAAAAAGTGTTTTTTATCAGTTGTCTGCTGTGGTTAGTGGTATAGCAGAACTCAAAAAGATTGTGCAGCAAGCCCAGGAGCACAGTCAGGAAGCAGGCAAAGTAATTTTATTTATTGATGAAATACATCGCTGGAACAAAGCACAGCAAGACGCTCTTTTGCCTTATGTGGAAAAAGGCGTCATTACTTTGATTGGTGCTACTACAGAAAATCCTTCTTTTGCTGTTGTCTCACCCTTGTTATCACGATGTCAGGTTTTAGTATTGGAAAGATTAGCTAAGGAGGATTTAGAAAAAATTATTGATCGCGCCCTTGCTGATAGTGACGCCGGTGTCAGAATCAAACTTAAATCGGAAACGAAAGTAAAAGTAGCAGAGCTAGCTAATGGTGATGCCCGGGCAGCGCTAAATATTTTAGAAATGCTGGATTATCATTTTGCTAAGAGTACTAAAGAATTAACTTTGGACGATCTACAGCAAGTACTGAGTAATCGCAAATTGTATTATGATAAAAACGGTGAAGAGCATTACAATATTATTTCCGCTTTGCACAAGAGTTTGCGCGGTAGCGATGCTGATGCTGCGCTGTATTGGCTCTTTCGCATGTTAGAAGCTGGCGAAGATCCCTTGTATATTGCGCGGCGTTTGATTCGCTTTGCTAGCGAAGATGTGGGATTGGCTAATTCTTTGGCTTTACCACAAGCCATCTCAGCTTATCAAGCTTGTCAATTTATTGGCTTGCCAGAGTGTGAAATTAATTTAGCGCAAGCTGTTGTTTATTTAGCCAAATGTAAAAAAAGTAATGAGTTGTACACTGCCATTAATAAAGTGAAGAATGATGTCCAAGAAACTTTGAATGAGCCAGTGCCACTACATTTGCGTAATGCACCAACAAAATTAATGAAAAACTTGGGTTATGGCAAAGACTATCAATATTCACCAGAACATAATTATCAAGAGAAACAAGATTATTTACCCGCATCATTAAATGATCGCCACTATCTATCGCAGTAGTTTAATTTTTTTATTAATTTTTGTTTTGACCGGATGTAGTTTTAATAATGCTAAAAATATTGTCCATAATAATAATATGATTAAAGATCAAAAAGTACAAGAAGTAGTGGGAACTGTACGACCAGCTGCGGTGGCTGGATCATTCTATGGTAATGATGAGCAACAATTAAAAAAGCAACTTAGTCAATATTTAGTCAGTGTTGTGCAGCAAAAACTAGCAGCACCGCTGGCGATTTTAGCACCGCATGCCGGTTTAGATTATTCTGGTGCTACCGCCGCCCACAGTTTTAAACAAATAGTTGGTTATAATTTCAAAAAAGTTTTAATATTAGCACCATCACACTATCAATTATTCAAAGGTGCCGTGGTACCTAGTTTTGATTATTATCAAACGCCATTGGGTAAAATAAAAATCGCTGAGGAAGCTAAAAAATTAGTGAACAACAAATTGTTTCAGCAAAATTTGGCAGCTGAGGAGCCAGAGCATGCCATTGAAGTGGAGTTGCCTTTCTTGCAAATGGTTTTAAATGATTTTACTATCCTGCCGATTCTCATTGGTTCTGACAATAATTATGAAGAATTAATGCAGATCAGTGCTGAGTTACAAAAAATAGTTGATGATCAAACATTGATAGTGATCAGTACTGACTTTACACACTATGGACCAAACTATGGCTATACGCCTTTTAAAAACGGTGAGCAAAAAGAAAAAATTGCCGAGATTGACAATCGAGCATTTGATTTAATAAAAAAGATGGATGCTCAAGGATTTTATAATTATGTTCATGATTCCTCAGTAACTATTGATGGCGGTACAGCTATTCCTGTTGGTTTGCAGTTATTAAAGAATATTGAAGTAATACAATTAGCTTATCAAACATCAGGTAATATCCTGAATGATTATACTAATTCAGTCAGTTATGCTGCTTTTGCTTTTTATCCCACGGTGAAAATAGAAATTAGTGTTGATCAGCAAAAAGAGTTGTTAGAATTGTCTAGGAAGGAAATTGATAGTACGCTGCGTAATCAGAAGAACGATTTTAAGCTCAAATATAATGATGAAGCAGTGTTAAAAGGTAAACAGGGGGTATTTGTCACTTTGACTATCAATGATCAGCTACGCGGCTGTATTGGCCATATTATTCCGCAAGAACCAATGATCAAAGCTATTCGCGATAATGCAGTAAATGCTGCTTTGCGTGATTCACGTTTTTCGCCATTGACTTTAGCAGAACTGGACAAAGTAAAAATTGAAATTTCTTTATTGACTGTGCCACAGCTCTTGACCGGTAAAGATTATCAGGAGAAGATGAATAAACTAAGGCCAAATATTGATGGCGTTGTTTTGATCAATGGTGATCAGGACGCTACTTTCTTACCGCAAGTTTGGGAGCAGATTCCTGACAAGCAGGAGTTTTTAAAGCAGCTGTCATTGAAAGCCGGGATGAGTGAAAATGCCTGGCAAGATCCAGCAACTTCATGGTATGTTTATCAAATTAAGGGGTTTGAGGAGTAGAATGCAATAGTTGTTAGAATATTTGAGGAAAGAAAATGGTATTACAAATCTTTTATTAGAGGATTGGATGCATTATAGAGAAAGTTAGAAATGTTGCAATTATAATTTAATAATGACGCAATTAATTAGCTAAAAAATGAGCTTTTAAACACAATTTTATAATAAATGACGCAATTGGCTTGAAAAAATGACGCAATGATGATAAGATGTATTTATGAATAAAAGACAAAAACAAATTATAGAATTTGCCAAGAAAAACCATTCTTTCCAAAACAAAGATGTGGTTGTTTTTTTTGATGACAAATATTCCAGAGAAACCATCACTCGTGATTTGTCTTTTTTGAGTCACCAGAAATTTTTGCATAAAAGCGGCGCTGGAGCTTTTGTGGCGTATTCTTTGTCTGACACATATAGCAGCTTAGAAGAAGTCGATATTCAAAAATATTTTGAAACCCCTTATTTTCAAAGAGACGTAAAAGAAATTTTTAATTTTGAAATATTTCATATTTTAGGTAATGATATTTTTACGGCTGAAGAAAAAGAAAAGTTAGAAAAATTGCAAAGACAGTTTATTAATAATTTCTCCAAATACGACAGTCAAACCATCATCAATAAGGAGTTTGAAAGAATAATGATTGAATTTTCTTGGAAATCCTCAGCCATTGAAGGCAATACTTATTCGCTCTTAGGCACAGAAGCTCTGATTAAAAATAATGTTATTGGCAAAGGAAAAACCAAAGAAGAAACCCAAATGATTCTTAATCACAAAGATGCTTTTAATGAAGCTATTCAAAATAGAGAGCGTTTTATTAAATTGCGCTCCGCTGATATTGAATACATTCATTCTGTTTTAACTAAGAAACTCGGAATAACCAAAAATATCAGAAATAAAGGAGTTGGAGTTATCGGTACAAAATACAGGCCATTGGATAATGAAGCCCAAATAAGAGAGATGATGCAAAAAATGGTTAATTTGATTAATAAAAAAGCATCATTTTTTGAAAAGGCATTGTTGGTTTCAATTCTTATCGCCTATATTCAAATTTTTGAAGATGGTAATAAAAGGACTTCTAGAATGATTTCCAATGCTATTTTGTTAGCACACAATTCCATACCGCTCTCTTATAGAATCGTCGATGTTGAGGAGTACAAAAAAGCGGTAATATTGTTTTATGAAATAAATAACATTTCGTATTTTAAACGTATATTTGTTGAGCAGTTTGAAGATGCCGTCAATAATTATTTCAAATAGAATAATATGAACGGAGTAGATGCGAGAGTTGAATATATTGACCCAAATCTCAAAGCGAATGGTTGTGGTGAAGTAGCGATATCAAAATTCCTACAAGAGTTTCGTATTATCGAGGGAAAAAAAATACAAACCCGCATAACAAGATATCATGCACAGATTTTTTAAAGCAGCTGTCATTGAAAGCAGGGATGAGTGAAAATGAATGGCAGGATAGTGCTACTTTATGGTATGTTTATCAGGTTAAGGGGTTTGAGGAGTAGGATTGATAGATTAAATTTATATTGTTATAATTTACAGATAAATAAGAAAATAAAATAATAAACCATGTTTGAACAATCATTTAAAAATATAGATAATATTCTCCACACCGACTCTGGTTGCGGAACAGAATTGGATTATATTGAGCAAACCTCGTGGATTCTTTTTTTAAAATATCTCGATGATTTAGAAGATACGAAAGTTACAGAAGCAGCACTTGCTGGAACTGGTTATGAATACATTTTACCCTCTCAATACCGGTGGAACACATGGGCTTGTCCGAAGGATAAGAACGGCAAATTAGATCATCAAGAAGCATTGGATGGTGATGACTTGAAGGATTTTGTAAATAACAAGCTTTTTTCGTATCTTAAGAAATTTAGAGCAGAAGATCCCAATACCATTGAGTATAAAATTGGTGAAATTTTTCATGAACTAAAGAATAAAATATCTAGCGGTTATAAATTGCGCGAGATTTTGAATATTGTTGACGGTATGCACTTTCGTCTTTATGAAGAAAAGCACGAGCTTTCTCATCTTTATGAAGCCAAAATTAAGAACATGGGTAATGCCGGAAGAAATGGAGGAGAATACTACACCCCACGCCCACTTATTAGAACGATAGTTAAAATAGTTGATCCCAAAATTAGTGAAACAATCTATGATGGAGCTTGTGGTAGTGCTGGTTTTTTAGTCGAGGCGTACAATTATTTGACTGAGAACCAAACCAAGCTTTCCTCAAGTCAGATGAAAACATTGCAAAACAAAACTTTTTATGGCAAAGAAATAAAATAGCTTGCCTACATAATCGGTATTATGAATATGATTTTGCATGGCATTGAGGCTCCAAATATTAGACATATGGACACCTTGTCAGACAATATTAATGATATTCAGGAAAAGGATCGCTATGATATTATTTTAGCAAATCCACCCTTTGGTGCGAAGCTTGGTTCAGAAATTCAGCATAATTTTCCAATTAAATCTAGTGGCTCAGACAATCTTTTTTTGCAACATTTTATTAAAATTCTTAGAGCCGGTGGTAGAGCTGGCATAGTTATTAAGAATACTTTTTTATCTAACACTGACAATGCTTCTATTTCTTTGCGCAAGTTACTTCTGGAAAGTTGTAATCTGCATACAGTATTAGATTTACCAGGCGGTGCCTTCCAGGGTGCTGGAGTAAAGACAGTAATCTTATTTTTCACT is a window encoding:
- a CDS encoding macrolide ABC transporter ATP-binding protein gives rise to the protein MPNNIIVANKISKNYINDGVETDVLFAVDFQIQSGDYVAIMGPSGSGKSTLMHILGFLDRPTGGQYLFAGKDAVVLSDLELAELRNSQVGFVFQQFNLLPKTTVYENVRLPLLYGKKKNHDELTMAAIKAVGLEHRAQFLSNQLSGGEKQRVAIARAIVNQPQVIFADEPTGNLDSKNGAQIMNIFEDLNKAGKTIILVTHEQDTANHAQRIITLRDGQIISDSKVQNRVDGKSDFLRK
- a CDS encoding cell filamentation protein Fic, yielding MNKRQKQIIEFAKKNHSFQNKDVVVFFDDKYSRETITRDLSFLSHQKFLHKSGAGAFVAYSLSDTYSSLEEVDIQKYFETPYFQRDVKEIFNFEIFHILGNDIFTAEEKEKLEKLQRQFINNFSKYDSQTIINKEFERIMIEFSWKSSAIEGNTYSLLGTEALIKNNVIGKGKTKEETQMILNHKDAFNEAIQNRERFIKLRSADIEYIHSVLTKKLGITKNIRNKGVGVIGTKYRPLDNEAQIREMMQKMVNLINKKASFFEKALLVSILIAYIQIFEDGNKRTSRMISNAILLAHNSIPLSYRIVDVEEYKKAVILFYEINNISYFKRIFVEQFEDAVNNYFK
- a CDS encoding AAA family ATPase; the protein is MEQNSSQKPLADRLRPNNWDHFFGQEKVLKKSSFWHQSLSAGHFPSLIIWGPPGTGKTSLAYIIAQQTKSVFYQLSAVVSGIAELKKIVQQAQEHSQEAGKVILFIDEIHRWNKAQQDALLPYVEKGVITLIGATTENPSFAVVSPLLSRCQVLVLERLAKEDLEKIIDRALADSDAGVRIKLKSETKVKVAELANGDARAALNILEMLDYHFAKSTKELTLDDLQQVLSNRKLYYDKNGEEHYNIISALHKSLRGSDADAALYWLFRMLEAGEDPLYIARRLIRFASEDVGLANSLALPQAISAYQACQFIGLPECEINLAQAVVYLAKCKKSNELYTAINKVKNDVQETLNEPVPLHLRNAPTKLMKNLGYGKDYQYSPEHNYQEKQDYLPASLNDRHYLSQ
- the cyaB gene encoding class IV adenylate cyclase, which translates into the protein MVNGYVTVIQQLINQLTLVDNFMQLEIEVKLRVKNKVSLVKKILALGAKPAGQKHIIDTYYSPAKGPSFVTNSSPKLRIRYDKLHNHTSLDFHLPRGLWGGQEMEVDVADVKMMKLIFQKLGFKIESIVDNQRTKYQWRQFNFDLDQVKGVGTFLEIEWMNPKSAQKAVVEIKKLMKQIGFTEKDLEKKRYWQMCLLK